The Terriglobus tenax genome contains a region encoding:
- a CDS encoding aminotransferase family protein — protein MADTLTSQQVVDITKQHNFGTWRRGKQWNPLHVVSGDGCWFTDASGKRYLDFSAQLMCVNLGYNNQAVIKSIQDQAAELAYIQPSYTTNARAELSQLLLEVLPAGLTKFFFCTSGTEAVEAALKIARLYTGKTKVIGRYRSYHGSTATSMGATGDARRWPSEPRSKLPGVVFGPEVNCYKCPLKHSYPECGIACADYLEYMIRNEGDVAAVLCESVVGTNGVLIPPPGYYQKLRRICDENNILLIADEVMAGWGRTGKWFAINHWDVQPDILTTAKGITSAYVPLGLTAVSQKISDFFEENLFAHGHTYEAHPLTLGPAVATIREMQRLNLVDRAAEMGSYMGEKLNALKAKHPSIGEVRGLGLFWAVELVKDQKLKTPFNTWQEKLDGKPLVVDQIAARMMASGIFLQAWMSHFVIAPPLIITKEEIDFALAAFDEHLSIADALIG, from the coding sequence ATGGCGGACACACTTACATCGCAGCAAGTTGTTGACATCACCAAGCAGCACAACTTCGGCACATGGCGTCGCGGCAAGCAGTGGAACCCCCTGCACGTCGTCAGCGGCGACGGCTGCTGGTTCACGGACGCCAGTGGCAAACGCTATCTCGACTTCTCCGCACAACTGATGTGCGTCAACCTTGGCTATAACAACCAGGCCGTCATCAAGTCCATTCAGGACCAGGCCGCCGAGCTTGCGTACATCCAGCCCTCTTACACCACCAACGCGCGCGCCGAACTCAGCCAGCTTCTGCTGGAGGTGCTGCCCGCAGGTCTCACCAAGTTTTTCTTCTGCACCTCTGGAACGGAGGCGGTAGAGGCCGCGCTCAAGATCGCCCGCCTCTATACCGGCAAGACCAAGGTCATCGGCCGCTACCGTTCGTATCACGGCTCCACCGCCACCTCCATGGGCGCCACCGGCGACGCCCGCCGCTGGCCGTCAGAGCCGCGCAGCAAGCTTCCCGGCGTCGTCTTCGGGCCAGAGGTCAACTGCTACAAGTGCCCGCTCAAACACTCCTACCCTGAGTGCGGCATCGCCTGTGCTGACTACCTGGAATACATGATCAGGAACGAGGGCGATGTCGCCGCCGTCCTCTGCGAATCCGTCGTTGGCACTAACGGCGTCCTTATCCCGCCGCCCGGCTATTACCAGAAGCTCCGCCGCATCTGCGACGAGAACAACATCCTTCTCATCGCCGACGAGGTCATGGCCGGCTGGGGACGCACCGGCAAATGGTTCGCCATCAACCACTGGGACGTGCAGCCCGATATCCTCACCACTGCCAAGGGCATCACCTCGGCCTACGTGCCGCTCGGCCTCACCGCTGTCTCGCAAAAGATCTCCGACTTCTTTGAGGAGAACCTCTTCGCCCACGGCCATACATATGAGGCCCACCCGCTCACCCTGGGCCCCGCCGTCGCCACCATCCGCGAGATGCAGCGCCTCAACCTCGTCGACCGCGCCGCGGAGATGGGCAGCTACATGGGCGAAAAGCTCAACGCCCTCAAAGCCAAACATCCCTCCATCGGAGAGGTTCGCGGCCTCGGCCTCTTCTGGGCCGTCGAGCTGGTAAAAGACCAGAAGCTCAAAACACCCTTCAATACCTGGCAGGAGAAGCTCGACGGCAAGCCCCTTGTCGTCGACCAGATCGCCGCCAGGATGATGGCCTCCGGCATCTTCCTCCAGGCCTGGATGAGCCACTTCGTCATCGCGCCACCGCTCATCATCACGAAGGAAGAAATCGACTTTGCCCTGGCAGCCTTCGACGAGCACCTCTCCATCGCCGACGCTCTGATTGGCTGA
- a CDS encoding PDDEXK family nuclease, with the protein MPPQRASFAEQADPEQTARRIRAFLETHPEAAVLEHGSVLFDLRVSQWNVRAEHGRCTLHLWNDERNLTRRVLAMEERASGLRLSVQRFGQTKPQTLDLMGKQDRRVPTTRDAGRTQYLRTLERVLQREFPDWKPVGFRTAMDLEKSFGPAYARGVLTHGQQALAVIGVGPEESSATIDGILTLGILWLQHCREHAAGKHLFAGLRIVVPRGMAVLTLARMAWLNPRIAQWELYELDPRSEDLEQREPADHGNLKTRLLHAANEEAARERFATAIAQVMELVPEEGHPLVEQRLRSTTEMAFLLHGLEFARAEMNVSANSFAHDVQISFGAGVNETRLDTTNRETLRTMTAGLFARRKPVGDSNDPVYRMQPERWMESRLRTQLPLVDEALLPAPVYAQVPAFAATDRGMLDLLGVTKDGRLAVLELKADEDLHLALQALDYWIRVRWHATPQVHETVNPLQRHGYFTGMVLSRLDPLLYLVAPALRIHPATEVVLRHLKPEVEWQLVALDEHWRSHIKTVFRKRSTQKKQEH; encoded by the coding sequence ATGCCGCCGCAACGAGCTTCTTTCGCGGAACAAGCCGACCCCGAACAAACTGCCAGGCGCATACGCGCCTTTCTTGAAACGCATCCGGAAGCGGCTGTGCTGGAGCATGGCAGTGTGTTGTTTGATCTGCGCGTGTCGCAATGGAACGTACGCGCGGAACATGGCCGCTGTACGCTGCACCTGTGGAACGATGAGCGGAACCTGACGCGACGCGTGCTTGCGATGGAAGAACGCGCAAGCGGATTGCGGCTGAGCGTGCAGCGATTTGGGCAGACGAAGCCGCAGACGCTGGACCTGATGGGGAAGCAGGATCGCCGCGTCCCAACGACGCGCGATGCCGGACGAACGCAGTATTTACGCACACTGGAACGAGTACTGCAGCGCGAATTTCCCGACTGGAAGCCGGTGGGCTTTCGTACAGCCATGGACCTGGAGAAGAGCTTTGGTCCGGCGTATGCCCGCGGAGTCCTGACACACGGCCAGCAGGCGTTGGCCGTGATCGGCGTGGGTCCGGAGGAATCCTCTGCAACGATCGATGGCATTCTGACGCTTGGCATTCTCTGGCTGCAGCACTGCCGGGAGCATGCCGCGGGCAAACATCTCTTCGCAGGTCTGCGGATCGTGGTGCCACGCGGCATGGCCGTGCTGACCCTGGCACGCATGGCGTGGCTGAACCCGCGTATTGCGCAGTGGGAGCTGTATGAACTGGACCCTCGCAGCGAGGATCTGGAGCAGCGCGAACCAGCTGACCACGGCAACCTGAAAACGCGGCTTCTGCATGCCGCGAATGAAGAAGCCGCGCGGGAACGCTTCGCCACGGCCATCGCACAGGTGATGGAACTTGTACCGGAGGAGGGTCACCCGCTGGTGGAACAGCGCCTGCGATCGACCACAGAGATGGCGTTTTTGCTGCATGGGCTGGAGTTTGCACGAGCGGAGATGAACGTCTCCGCGAATTCATTCGCGCATGATGTGCAGATCAGCTTTGGAGCGGGCGTAAATGAAACACGCCTCGACACCACCAACCGGGAGACGCTGCGCACCATGACTGCCGGATTGTTTGCCCGGCGCAAACCTGTGGGTGACAGCAATGATCCGGTGTATCGCATGCAACCGGAGCGATGGATGGAGTCTCGCTTGCGGACGCAGTTGCCGCTGGTGGATGAGGCTCTGCTGCCGGCTCCTGTTTATGCGCAGGTTCCTGCGTTTGCCGCGACCGATCGCGGCATGCTGGATCTATTAGGTGTGACCAAAGATGGCAGGCTTGCGGTGCTGGAGCTTAAAGCCGATGAGGACCTGCATCTGGCACTGCAGGCGCTGGACTACTGGATCCGCGTGCGCTGGCATGCGACGCCACAGGTGCACGAGACCGTGAATCCCCTGCAGCGGCATGGGTATTTCACGGGCATGGTGCTGTCGCGACTGGATCCACTGCTGTATCTCGTTGCTCCAGCACTGCGTATCCATCCGGCGACCGAAGTGGTTCTGCGCCACCTGAAGCCGGAGGTGGAGTGGCAACTGGTAGCGCTGGATGAACATTGGCGCAGCCACATCAAAACCGTCTTTCGCAAGCGTTCTACTCAGAAGAAACAGGAGCACTAG
- a CDS encoding oxidative damage protection protein → MAHIVFCAKYKQEMEGLSEPPFDSELGQKIYKTVSNKAWNEWLERQKMLLNEYRLQPWTPQAQEFLVEQMNDFFYGSGGELPKEYVAPQH, encoded by the coding sequence ATGGCACACATAGTTTTTTGCGCGAAGTACAAGCAGGAGATGGAGGGGCTGTCTGAACCTCCGTTCGATTCCGAACTGGGACAGAAGATCTACAAGACTGTCTCCAACAAGGCCTGGAACGAGTGGCTGGAGCGCCAGAAGATGCTGCTGAACGAGTACCGTCTGCAGCCGTGGACGCCCCAGGCACAGGAGTTCCTGGTGGAGCAGATGAATGACTTCTTCTACGGCTCCGGTGGCGAGCTTCCGAAGGAATACGTAGCGCCGCAGCACTAG
- a CDS encoding OmpA family protein, with product MLLLLCLAGLQTSLGAQAKPTGSADYPASRVDIFGGYSYFHPYNTSIGGFEYQPIKKGAVVSVAGYFNRVLGVQVEGGLHPDGPNDCVYTAQAGPIARFQHGRFIPFVHALGGGAKIGGPMFQACTWGWGVTGGGGFDYLLPGFGDHLAIRPIQADYEHAHVDFGPQNITGSSGGVADMNAFRLSSGLVLRFGAVEPPLAAALSCAVQPRSGYSGDPITISSQNLGLNPKKKTLYTWTSTGGTVTGSGETATIDTKGLAPGDYTVTGKVLQGSKTWQNATCETPFTIKPFDPPTISCSASPSTVRPGESSTITSSAVSPQNRPLTYSYSSTAGQVTGNTSTATLSSAGASAGTITVTCNAVDDLGKSASATTTVSVLAPPPPPAPSTRNLCTMSFDRDKKRPTRVDNEAKGCLDDVALTLNRESDAKLEIVAHGDSKEKPAAAEQRAANVKEYLTKEKGIDATRIEIRTGNASGRSVETTLVPAGATFTTDGTTVVNESNLKRAGQPYGRPRNPRK from the coding sequence ATGCTTCTGCTTCTCTGCCTCGCAGGTCTGCAAACCAGTCTCGGCGCGCAGGCGAAGCCCACGGGGTCTGCGGACTATCCTGCCTCCCGCGTCGATATCTTTGGTGGCTATTCCTACTTCCATCCGTACAACACCAGCATCGGCGGCTTTGAATACCAGCCAATCAAGAAAGGCGCCGTGGTCAGCGTCGCCGGTTACTTCAATCGCGTGCTTGGCGTGCAGGTAGAAGGTGGCCTTCATCCTGACGGCCCGAACGACTGCGTCTATACCGCGCAGGCCGGCCCCATCGCCCGCTTCCAGCACGGACGCTTCATTCCCTTCGTCCACGCACTCGGCGGCGGCGCCAAGATCGGTGGGCCCATGTTCCAGGCCTGCACCTGGGGTTGGGGAGTCACCGGCGGTGGCGGCTTTGACTACCTTCTGCCTGGCTTCGGCGATCACCTCGCTATCCGTCCCATCCAGGCAGACTACGAGCACGCACACGTCGACTTCGGCCCGCAGAACATCACCGGCTCCTCCGGCGGTGTTGCCGATATGAATGCCTTCCGCCTTTCCTCCGGCCTCGTTCTGCGCTTCGGCGCGGTTGAGCCGCCGCTGGCCGCGGCCCTCTCCTGCGCCGTGCAGCCCCGCAGCGGCTACTCCGGCGATCCAATCACCATCAGCAGCCAGAACCTTGGTCTGAACCCCAAGAAGAAGACCCTCTATACTTGGACCTCCACCGGCGGCACCGTCACCGGCTCCGGCGAAACCGCCACCATCGACACCAAGGGCCTCGCCCCCGGCGACTATACCGTCACCGGCAAGGTTTTGCAGGGCAGCAAGACCTGGCAGAACGCCACCTGCGAAACGCCTTTCACCATCAAGCCCTTTGATCCTCCAACCATCTCCTGCTCGGCCAGCCCCAGCACGGTTCGCCCGGGTGAAAGCTCCACCATCACGTCCAGCGCCGTCAGCCCGCAAAACCGTCCGCTGACCTACTCCTATTCCTCCACCGCCGGACAGGTGACCGGCAATACCTCCACGGCAACACTCTCCAGCGCCGGTGCATCCGCAGGCACCATCACTGTTACCTGCAACGCGGTGGACGATCTCGGCAAGTCTGCCAGCGCTACTACGACGGTCAGCGTTCTGGCTCCGCCTCCTCCGCCGGCACCGTCGACCCGCAACCTCTGCACCATGTCCTTCGACCGCGACAAGAAGCGTCCCACGCGTGTCGACAACGAAGCCAAGGGCTGCCTGGATGACGTCGCTCTTACCCTGAACCGCGAGTCCGATGCGAAGCTCGAAATCGTCGCTCACGGAGACAGCAAGGAGAAGCCCGCCGCCGCCGAACAGCGTGCCGCCAACGTCAAGGAATACCTGACGAAGGAGAAGGGTATCGATGCCACCCGCATCGAGATCCGCACCGGCAACGCCTCCGGTCGCAGCGTTGAAACCACGCTGGTCCCGGCTGGCGCTACCTTCACCACCGACGGCACCACCGTCGTCAACGAGAGCAACCTCAAGCGCGCCGGACAGCCCTACGGCCGTCCCCGCAATCCCCGCAAATAG
- a CDS encoding M61 family metallopeptidase → MKLRFTAATVLFALPLSTFAADKKSAPKALESPSTPIRLSIDLTDSYRHIVHGRETIPVTAGALTLEYPEWIPGTHMPSGPIAQFAGIFFTANGQPLGWRRDDVDMYAFHLEVPAGVTEIEAKFDYLDTTTTSAFTSNNLTVLEWNNAVLYPAKIPVAKIKVTPSVTLPEGWHGGGALVPAGTSGNTTNFETTDVETLVDSPYIAGKYFHEIPLAPEITPKHFLDVAADTEEASNLPKATLEALNKLVRETRPLYKSSHYRDYHFVLSLSDKIRGEGLEHHQSSDNGVELDGYTNAGLAVSNAELLPHEFTHSWNGKYRRPARLYQPDYATPQQGDLLWVYEGMTQYWGNLLAARAGFWTPESYRDALASSAASLDTKPGRLWRNTEDTAIAAQSIRGGSAAWVSWRRSQDYYQEGELIWLDADTTIRKLTNDQKSLNDFVAIFLGAGGDTPAKVLPYEFNDVVKALNQVVAYNWAKFLKDRILSHGPGDPSIEAIAQSGYKLVYTDTMTPYLKSLYGRRGTATAMYSLGFSANREGVISDVYIDSLAYKAGLGPGEKIVAVNSTVFSADALYGALKAAKGTDKKIDLLVAIGTELKTVSFDYHDGEKYPRLERMEGAPAYLDEIIKPMTEETK, encoded by the coding sequence ATGAAGTTACGTTTTACCGCAGCCACGGTGCTGTTCGCACTCCCTTTGTCCACCTTTGCCGCTGACAAAAAGTCAGCTCCGAAAGCCCTGGAAAGCCCATCGACACCGATCAGGCTCTCCATCGACCTGACCGATTCCTACCGGCACATTGTGCATGGCAGGGAGACGATTCCGGTGACCGCCGGGGCACTGACGCTTGAATATCCGGAGTGGATTCCGGGCACTCATATGCCATCTGGCCCTATCGCTCAGTTTGCGGGCATCTTCTTCACCGCCAATGGCCAGCCGCTGGGCTGGCGCCGCGATGACGTGGATATGTACGCCTTCCACCTGGAAGTTCCTGCAGGCGTAACGGAGATTGAGGCGAAGTTCGACTACCTGGACACGACCACCACGAGTGCGTTTACCAGCAATAACCTTACGGTGCTGGAGTGGAACAACGCCGTACTGTACCCGGCTAAGATTCCGGTGGCGAAGATCAAGGTGACTCCGTCGGTCACGCTGCCCGAGGGCTGGCATGGCGGCGGGGCGCTGGTTCCGGCAGGCACCAGCGGCAACACGACGAACTTTGAGACCACCGACGTGGAAACGCTGGTGGATTCGCCTTACATTGCGGGCAAGTATTTCCACGAGATTCCACTGGCGCCAGAGATTACACCGAAGCACTTTCTGGATGTTGCCGCCGACACGGAAGAGGCCAGCAATCTGCCGAAGGCGACACTGGAGGCACTGAACAAGCTGGTGCGCGAGACAAGGCCGCTGTACAAGAGCTCCCATTATCGCGACTACCACTTTGTGCTGTCGCTGTCGGACAAGATTCGCGGCGAGGGGCTGGAGCATCACCAATCCTCAGACAACGGGGTGGAGCTGGATGGCTACACCAACGCCGGTTTGGCCGTAAGCAATGCGGAACTGCTGCCGCACGAGTTTACCCACTCCTGGAACGGCAAATACCGCCGCCCGGCGCGGCTGTATCAACCGGACTATGCCACGCCGCAGCAGGGCGACCTGCTGTGGGTCTACGAAGGCATGACACAGTACTGGGGCAACCTGCTGGCGGCGCGTGCCGGCTTCTGGACGCCGGAGAGCTATCGGGATGCTCTGGCGTCCTCAGCCGCGTCCCTGGACACCAAACCCGGCCGCCTGTGGCGCAATACCGAGGACACGGCGATAGCGGCGCAGTCGATTCGTGGCGGGTCAGCCGCGTGGGTGAGCTGGCGGCGGTCGCAGGATTACTACCAGGAGGGCGAGTTGATCTGGCTGGATGCGGATACGACGATCCGCAAGCTGACCAACGACCAGAAGTCGCTGAATGACTTTGTAGCGATCTTCCTAGGCGCTGGTGGCGATACGCCGGCGAAGGTACTGCCCTATGAGTTCAACGATGTGGTGAAGGCCCTGAACCAGGTGGTGGCCTATAACTGGGCGAAGTTCCTTAAGGACCGCATCCTGTCACATGGACCGGGTGATCCGTCGATTGAAGCGATTGCGCAGAGCGGCTACAAGCTGGTCTACACCGACACCATGACCCCGTACCTGAAGAGCCTGTACGGTCGTCGCGGAACGGCGACCGCGATGTACTCGCTGGGCTTCAGCGCGAACCGCGAAGGCGTCATCAGCGACGTCTATATCGATTCGCTGGCGTACAAGGCCGGGCTTGGACCGGGCGAGAAGATTGTCGCGGTCAACAGCACGGTCTTCTCAGCAGATGCGCTGTACGGCGCACTGAAAGCGGCCAAGGGCACGGACAAGAAGATTGACCTGCTGGTGGCTATTGGCACCGAGCTGAAGACGGTGTCGTTTGACTACCACGACGGCGAAAAGTATCCGCGGCTGGAGCGCATGGAGGGAGCTCCGGCGTATCTGGACGAGATCATCAAGCCGATGACGGAAGAGACGAAATAA
- a CDS encoding cupin domain-containing protein translates to MTKRTSRRSFLGSASAAALGLTAAPLLTKKAAAQSAPAAPPVPVQTIPAEKLAALVEAAHKKPGNTDLADGKGTPITMVLTNEVSKAAAEFEYHQHRDHIFQILDGETTYYLGGTPKTPRETKPGEFLAPDSEGAKAHELKKGDYIFIPRMTPHKRVTKASVTFILTSATSN, encoded by the coding sequence ATGACGAAACGTACTTCGCGCCGCTCGTTCCTCGGCTCCGCTTCCGCCGCCGCCCTCGGCCTTACTGCCGCTCCGCTGCTGACAAAGAAAGCCGCCGCGCAGTCGGCTCCTGCCGCGCCTCCCGTTCCGGTCCAGACCATCCCCGCGGAAAAACTAGCCGCTCTGGTGGAAGCCGCGCACAAGAAGCCCGGCAACACAGACCTGGCCGACGGCAAGGGAACGCCCATCACCATGGTGCTCACCAACGAAGTCTCAAAAGCTGCGGCAGAGTTTGAATACCACCAGCACCGCGACCACATCTTCCAGATCCTCGACGGCGAAACCACCTACTACCTCGGCGGAACCCCCAAGACCCCGCGGGAAACCAAGCCCGGCGAATTCCTCGCGCCCGACTCCGAAGGCGCCAAGGCCCACGAACTCAAAAAGGGCGACTACATCTTCATCCCCCGCATGACCCCGCACAAGCGCGTCACCAAGGCCAGCGTCACCTTCATTCTCACCAGCGCCACATCCAACTAG
- a CDS encoding DUF3565 domain-containing protein, which produces MLRPITGFHQDEENHWVADLACGHTRHVRHDPPWQLRPWVLTQEGHAGWIGKEFDCTKCDAIEEGAEF; this is translated from the coding sequence ATGCTTCGCCCTATCACCGGTTTCCACCAGGACGAGGAAAATCACTGGGTCGCCGACCTCGCCTGTGGCCATACCCGCCACGTCCGCCACGACCCACCTTGGCAGCTCCGCCCCTGGGTGCTCACCCAGGAAGGCCATGCCGGGTGGATCGGCAAAGAGTTCGATTGCACCAAATGCGATGCAATTGAAGAAGGCGCGGAGTTTTAG